A single region of the Variovorax paradoxus genome encodes:
- a CDS encoding PP2C family protein-serine/threonine phosphatase: MEIEIVTLSRQGGRSYNEDVHGHWHDERYVACLVADGAGGHGGGDVAAATVRSSALGGFSAAPSLDEASLRALVEQANRDVVARQAEGGKLAGMRSTIVFAAIDLESEALAWVHSGDSRAYLFRGGAIVARTTDHSLVQQMVAGGMLDEEGARLHPQRNMLLSALGSIEEAPDIAVSDRMRLLPGDVLLLCSDGVWEPLGDECLIDTLHASRTPSQWTELIDAKVRANAKQGHDNYTALTLWVIEDEGDDVTRLLPENVVPDA; the protein is encoded by the coding sequence TTGGAAATCGAAATCGTCACGCTGTCCAGACAGGGCGGCCGCAGTTACAACGAGGACGTGCACGGCCACTGGCATGACGAGCGCTATGTCGCCTGCCTGGTGGCCGATGGCGCCGGCGGGCACGGCGGCGGCGACGTGGCGGCAGCCACCGTGCGCAGCAGCGCGCTGGGCGGCTTCTCGGCCGCGCCGAGCCTGGACGAAGCGAGCCTGCGCGCGCTGGTCGAGCAGGCCAACCGCGACGTGGTGGCGCGCCAGGCGGAGGGCGGCAAGCTCGCGGGCATGCGCTCGACCATCGTGTTTGCGGCCATCGACCTGGAGAGCGAGGCGCTGGCCTGGGTGCACAGCGGGGACAGCCGGGCCTACCTGTTTCGCGGCGGCGCCATCGTGGCGCGGACCACCGATCACAGCCTGGTGCAGCAGATGGTGGCGGGCGGCATGCTCGACGAGGAAGGCGCGCGCCTGCATCCGCAGCGCAACATGCTGCTGTCCGCGCTGGGATCGATCGAGGAGGCGCCGGATATTGCGGTGTCCGACCGCATGCGGCTGCTGCCCGGCGACGTGCTGCTGCTGTGCAGCGATGGCGTGTGGGAGCCGCTGGGCGACGAGTGCCTGATCGACACGCTGCATGCCTCCCGCACACCCAGCCAGTGGACCGAGCTGATCGACGCGAAGGTGAGGGCCAACGCCAAGCAGGGCCACGACAACTACACGGCGCTCACGCTGTGGGTGATCGAGGACGAGGGCGACGATGTGACGCGGCTGCTGCCGGAGAACGTTGTGCCGGACGCCTGA